The Sporosarcina ureae genome includes a region encoding these proteins:
- a CDS encoding D-alanine--D-alanine ligase yields MKRRLGLVYGGKSAEHEVSLSTARAVTEALDLDKYEVLPIYITMQGEWLKGDPLTGPVSNIEALRLKSEQPKPDHIEGFLQGDTPDVILPLLHGTNGEDGTVQGLFEVLNIPYAGNGVLASSAGMDKVVMKQLFAQAGLAQVAYVHFIRSTWKEYAEQLLDQAEKELSYPMFVKPANLGSSVGISKAEDRESLEKAVNLALKFDRKIIVEQGIVAREIEMAVLGNDHPKVSVAGEIRPVADFYDYEAKYKDQSTELSIPAEVPDTVAEHMKDMAIRAFKVLDCSGLVRADFFVTADDEVLINEVNTLPGFTPTSMFPLLWQKSGLTYPELIDQLIELAVERHTEKQQLHYTMD; encoded by the coding sequence ATGAAAAGACGATTAGGTTTAGTATACGGCGGGAAATCCGCAGAGCATGAAGTGTCACTTTCAACAGCGCGCGCAGTAACAGAAGCGCTAGATTTAGATAAATATGAAGTCTTACCAATCTATATAACTATGCAAGGTGAATGGTTGAAAGGTGATCCGTTAACGGGACCTGTTTCAAATATAGAGGCATTACGTCTGAAAAGTGAACAACCAAAGCCCGATCATATTGAGGGCTTTTTACAAGGAGATACGCCCGACGTCATTTTGCCGCTACTGCATGGAACGAACGGAGAAGACGGAACGGTACAAGGACTATTTGAAGTGTTGAATATTCCATACGCAGGTAACGGAGTTCTTGCTTCTTCAGCAGGGATGGATAAAGTTGTGATGAAGCAATTATTCGCTCAAGCAGGGTTAGCGCAAGTTGCATACGTCCACTTTATTCGCAGTACGTGGAAAGAGTACGCAGAGCAATTATTAGATCAGGCGGAAAAAGAATTGTCTTATCCAATGTTTGTCAAACCAGCTAATCTCGGATCAAGTGTCGGTATTAGTAAAGCGGAAGACCGTGAGTCGCTCGAGAAAGCCGTTAATTTGGCATTAAAGTTTGACCGCAAAATCATAGTTGAACAAGGAATTGTAGCGCGTGAAATTGAAATGGCGGTTCTCGGTAACGACCATCCTAAGGTATCAGTAGCAGGGGAAATTCGCCCAGTTGCAGATTTTTACGATTATGAAGCGAAATATAAAGATCAAAGCACGGAGTTATCCATTCCGGCTGAAGTGCCGGATACCGTTGCAGAACATATGAAAGACATGGCAATCCGTGCATTTAAAGTTCTGGATTGTTCAGGACTCGTACGGGCCGACTTTTTCGTCACAGCAGATGATGAAGTATTGATCAATGAAGTGAATACATTACCTGGTTTCACGCCAACTAGTATGTTCCCTTTACTGTGGCAGAAGTCTGGGCTAACTTACCCCGAATTAATCGACCAGCTAATTGAACTGGCAGTAGAACGACATACAGAAAAGCAGCAACTACACTATACAATGGACTGA
- the alr gene encoding alanine racemase, with amino-acid sequence MFNETQYRPTRAVINTAAIKRNAERLISYLPKKTKLIAVVKSDGYGHGVAKAASAALQAGAEMFAVATPDEAMTLRKTQPTADILVLGLSPVSFVSIAAQHRIILTVTSENWVKQVIAQQPLETKCRIHVKIDSGMGRIGVRTEEELARLVQRIQQSDLSIDGVFTHFARADEENREPTQRQFERFMHLVNCLPEKPRLIHASNSAGTLLFPEYALDAVRFGISLYGIPPSHTVAKQLPFELERALTIETELTYVKQMTVGEAISYGGTYEAVEGEWIGTLPVGYADGLKRSLTNQEVLIDGKRVPIVGTICMDQCMIRLPCEYPEGEKVILIGKQGGEEIMIEEWSDRLNTIPYEIAVTFSTRIPRVYT; translated from the coding sequence ATGTTTAACGAAACACAATATCGGCCAACACGAGCGGTTATTAATACAGCAGCTATTAAGCGCAATGCAGAACGTCTGATTTCATATTTGCCAAAAAAAACCAAGTTGATCGCGGTCGTTAAATCAGATGGATATGGTCATGGAGTCGCGAAGGCTGCTTCCGCTGCGTTACAAGCGGGAGCAGAAATGTTTGCGGTTGCTACTCCTGATGAAGCCATGACGCTTAGGAAAACACAACCAACAGCCGATATTCTCGTATTAGGGCTCTCACCGGTATCATTTGTGTCTATAGCAGCACAACATCGTATTATTTTAACGGTCACGAGTGAAAATTGGGTAAAACAAGTGATTGCACAGCAACCATTAGAAACTAAATGTAGAATTCATGTAAAAATCGACAGCGGGATGGGTAGAATTGGGGTGCGGACTGAAGAAGAACTCGCACGATTGGTGCAGCGTATTCAACAGTCCGACTTATCTATTGATGGTGTATTCACACATTTTGCACGCGCGGATGAAGAAAACCGGGAACCGACGCAACGACAGTTTGAACGATTCATGCACCTAGTGAATTGTTTGCCTGAAAAACCGCGTCTCATTCATGCATCAAATAGCGCAGGAACCTTGTTGTTTCCTGAATATGCACTTGACGCTGTCCGTTTTGGTATAAGTTTATACGGTATTCCACCGTCACATACCGTGGCAAAGCAATTGCCATTTGAGCTTGAACGGGCATTGACGATTGAAACTGAATTAACTTACGTGAAACAGATGACTGTCGGTGAGGCGATTAGCTATGGCGGTACGTATGAGGCGGTTGAAGGAGAATGGATCGGTACCTTACCGGTGGGCTACGCGGACGGATTAAAGCGTTCACTTACAAATCAGGAAGTACTGATTGATGGCAAGAGGGTACCAATTGTTGGCACCATTTGCATGGACCAATGCATGATCCGATTACCTTGTGAATACCCTGAAGGTGAAAAAGTGATATTGATCGGTAAACAGGGCGGCGAAGAAATCATGATAGAGGAATGGTCTGATCGCCTAAACACGATACCCTATGAAATAGCTGTAACATTTTCTACACGGATACCTAGAGTCTATACGTGA
- a CDS encoding LolA family protein yields MRKKLIMLVVVAVMLVLGGCGKPSKEDVMKKLSNKWNETKGYELNASMEIKTGSEPRVYNVEVWHTKPEFYKVNVMQSGNDESQMIVRNEEGVFVITPSLGKTYKFQSDWPAQNSQGYLIGTLAEDIKADKAAVMEEKEKEYIFETETRNNHKSLLPTQKIHIDKKTLLPSKVTIHDEAGEEKISIKFDKIALGVEHKVAEYKVEMDQPKADGDEADSEKESTDKESADDDGEDQAKLNQQTYYPVANLQGTTLSDEQSVEIENGQRVIMTFSGDREYVVIQEPAEKPLNQMPVSIEGDPVDLGFAVAALTEQSIHWEANGMAFFVASDMLSKEELITVANSMTATESK; encoded by the coding sequence ATGCGGAAAAAATTGATCATGTTAGTAGTCGTCGCAGTCATGTTAGTACTAGGAGGGTGTGGTAAGCCTTCCAAAGAAGATGTTATGAAAAAACTTAGCAATAAGTGGAATGAAACAAAAGGGTATGAATTAAATGCCTCGATGGAAATCAAAACAGGTTCGGAACCTCGGGTGTACAATGTGGAAGTATGGCATACTAAGCCAGAGTTTTACAAAGTAAATGTAATGCAATCGGGTAATGATGAGTCACAAATGATTGTTCGTAACGAAGAAGGCGTATTCGTCATTACACCGTCACTCGGCAAAACGTATAAATTCCAAAGTGACTGGCCAGCACAAAACAGTCAAGGGTACCTGATCGGAACGCTTGCCGAAGATATTAAGGCAGACAAGGCAGCGGTCATGGAAGAAAAGGAAAAAGAGTATATCTTTGAAACAGAAACACGCAATAATCATAAGTCACTTTTACCAACTCAGAAAATTCATATCGATAAAAAGACTTTGTTGCCAAGCAAGGTGACGATCCATGATGAAGCAGGTGAAGAGAAGATCTCCATTAAGTTCGATAAAATTGCATTGGGTGTAGAGCATAAAGTCGCTGAGTATAAGGTAGAGATGGATCAACCGAAAGCAGACGGCGATGAAGCGGATTCTGAGAAAGAATCGACTGACAAAGAATCAGCGGACGATGATGGGGAAGATCAAGCTAAGCTAAACCAACAAACATATTATCCAGTTGCTAATTTACAAGGTACCACACTGTCAGATGAGCAGAGTGTGGAAATTGAAAATGGTCAGCGTGTAATTATGACATTCAGCGGGGATCGGGAATATGTTGTGATTCAAGAACCAGCTGAAAAACCATTGAATCAAATGCCTGTTTCTATAGAAGGTGATCCGGTTGATCTAGGGTTCGCAGTAGCGGCATTGACAGAACAATCTATTCACTGGGAAGCAAATGGTATGGCGTTCTTTGTTGCATCCGACATGTTAAGCAAAGAAGAATTGATTACTGTAGCTAATTCAATGACAGCAACTGAATCGAAATAA
- the acpS gene encoding holo-ACP synthase, with the protein MIQGIGLDIVELNRIARLDNRNAKFRERILSEMELRVYETLSGHRKTEYLAGRFAAKEAFSKARGTGIGADCNFLDIEVISEASGRPVLYFHDQPVQGFVTITHTQTVAAAQVVLMES; encoded by the coding sequence TTGATACAAGGAATTGGATTAGATATCGTGGAATTGAATCGCATAGCCCGTTTGGATAACCGTAACGCTAAATTTAGGGAACGAATCTTGTCTGAAATGGAATTGCGCGTATATGAAACATTGAGTGGCCATCGTAAAACTGAATACTTGGCAGGGCGCTTTGCTGCTAAAGAGGCGTTCTCAAAAGCGCGAGGTACTGGGATCGGAGCAGATTGCAACTTTCTAGACATCGAAGTCATTTCGGAAGCAAGTGGTCGCCCGGTATTGTACTTCCATGATCAACCGGTTCAAGGGTTTGTTACTATTACGCACACCCAAACTGTAGCTGCTGCACAAGTAGTCTTAATGGAATCTTAA
- a CDS encoding transcriptional regulator has product MGLSEVLDLRTDKNDKRILSIASTRLQQQNEDAIFQWEQVQEDFVYTTDMKHIEHGEASLIREAMIRGYVEMSQINLNIAAECLYAEFEAQHTVERCVSGG; this is encoded by the coding sequence ATGGGTTTGTCGGAGGTGCTCGATTTGCGTACGGATAAAAACGATAAAAGAATACTTAGTATAGCCTCAACCAGATTGCAACAGCAAAATGAAGACGCAATCTTTCAATGGGAGCAAGTGCAAGAAGATTTCGTTTATACGACAGATATGAAACATATCGAACATGGTGAAGCTTCCTTAATACGTGAAGCCATGATAAGAGGTTATGTGGAAATGTCGCAAATCAACCTCAACATAGCGGCAGAATGTTTATATGCGGAATTTGAAGCTCAGCATACCGTGGAACGTTGCGTCAGCGGAGGATGA
- a CDS encoding PH domain-containing protein, with translation MRQQPSNQISRKGLTVWRLYGTIQSVIILAVAVGLGFLSYFFDWPIWIIIVITVVVLVHAFLSIYLFPKIRWQRWRYEVREAEIELQYGLFIVNRTLIPMVRVQHVDTAEGPILRKYGLASITISTAATNHSIPALVTQEADELRNRISTFARVAKDDV, from the coding sequence ATGAGGCAGCAACCTTCAAATCAAATTTCCAGAAAAGGATTAACTGTTTGGAGATTATACGGAACAATTCAAAGTGTAATCATATTGGCGGTAGCAGTTGGTTTGGGTTTTTTATCGTACTTTTTTGATTGGCCAATTTGGATTATAATCGTCATTACAGTAGTTGTATTAGTACATGCATTTTTATCGATTTATTTATTCCCGAAAATTCGTTGGCAACGTTGGCGCTATGAAGTACGTGAGGCGGAAATTGAGCTTCAATACGGATTATTTATCGTCAATCGCACACTCATTCCGATGGTGCGCGTTCAGCACGTGGATACAGCAGAAGGTCCGATTTTACGTAAATACGGTCTAGCTTCCATCACGATCTCTACTGCAGCGACTAATCATTCCATTCCTGCGCTCGTGACGCAAGAGGCAGACGAACTGCGCAACCGTATATCCACGTTTGCAAGGGTGGCGAAAGACGATGTCTGA
- a CDS encoding DEAD/DEAH box helicase: protein MTKFSELNINETTQKALIRMGFEEATPIQEGTITFGMEGRDVIGQAQTGTGKTAAFGIPIIEKLDPKSTAVQALVIAPTRELAIQVSEEIYKVGYGSRAKVLSVYGGQEIGRQIRALRNNPNIVVGTPGRILDHINRKTLKLDHVQTLVLDEADEMLNMGFIEDINTILASVPAERQTLLFSATMPAPIRKIAETFMKNPEVVKIKSKEMTVENIEQFFVKSHEREKFDVLSRLLNVQQPELAIVFGRTKRRVDELAHALSIRGYIAEGIHGDLTQAKRMSVLRQFKDNKIDVLVATDVAARGLDISGVTHVYNFDIPQDPESYVHRIGRTGRAGKSGVAVTFVTPREMGYLRIVEETTKKRMTPLRPPTSDEALLEQKKNAVDSLVEVIEQQNSEDYAGLAAQLLEKHDAKEVVAAALKSLTKNIDETPVSITEERPLPSRRPSSSRSGGGYKGGNRSGGRSQGGRSRNFSGGSGGGSRRSSGPRDGARRDGGSRRNNSNRSER from the coding sequence TTGACGAAGTTTTCAGAATTGAATATTAACGAAACAACACAAAAGGCTTTAATACGTATGGGGTTTGAAGAGGCGACTCCAATCCAAGAGGGGACAATCACTTTTGGTATGGAAGGCCGCGACGTAATCGGGCAAGCACAAACAGGTACTGGTAAAACGGCAGCATTCGGTATTCCAATCATTGAAAAATTGGATCCAAAGAGCACTGCAGTTCAAGCATTGGTCATCGCACCAACTCGCGAATTGGCAATCCAAGTATCAGAAGAAATTTATAAAGTAGGCTACGGTAGCCGCGCGAAAGTACTTTCCGTTTACGGCGGTCAAGAAATCGGACGTCAAATCCGTGCACTTCGTAATAATCCAAATATCGTAGTTGGTACACCAGGACGTATTTTGGACCATATCAACCGTAAAACATTGAAGCTTGATCACGTTCAAACACTTGTTTTGGACGAGGCAGACGAAATGTTGAACATGGGATTCATCGAAGATATCAATACAATTCTTGCAAGCGTACCGGCTGAGCGTCAGACGTTGCTATTCTCAGCAACTATGCCAGCCCCGATTCGTAAAATTGCAGAGACATTCATGAAAAATCCAGAAGTTGTGAAGATCAAATCCAAAGAAATGACTGTTGAGAACATAGAACAGTTCTTCGTAAAATCTCACGAACGTGAGAAGTTTGATGTATTGTCAAGATTGTTGAATGTTCAACAACCTGAATTGGCTATCGTATTCGGTCGTACAAAGCGCCGGGTAGATGAGTTAGCTCATGCCCTGAGTATCCGTGGCTATATTGCTGAAGGAATCCACGGTGACTTAACGCAAGCGAAGCGTATGTCAGTTTTGCGTCAGTTTAAAGACAATAAGATTGATGTACTTGTAGCAACAGACGTAGCTGCGCGTGGATTGGATATTTCAGGCGTAACACATGTATACAACTTTGACATTCCACAAGATCCAGAGAGCTATGTTCACCGTATTGGTCGTACTGGTCGTGCTGGTAAAAGTGGAGTGGCTGTTACATTCGTAACGCCACGTGAAATGGGTTACCTTCGCATCGTTGAGGAAACGACTAAGAAGCGTATGACTCCCCTACGTCCACCGACTTCTGACGAAGCATTACTGGAACAGAAGAAAAACGCAGTGGATTCACTAGTAGAAGTAATTGAACAACAAAACTCAGAAGACTACGCTGGATTAGCAGCGCAATTGCTTGAGAAGCATGATGCGAAAGAAGTTGTGGCGGCAGCTCTTAAATCATTGACTAAAAATATTGATGAAACACCAGTAAGTATTACAGAAGAGCGCCCATTACCTTCACGCAGACCTTCTTCATCTCGTTCAGGTGGAGGCTATAAAGGTGGCAACCGTAGCGGCGGACGTTCTCAAGGTGGACGCAGCAGAAACTTCAGCGGCGGTTCTGGCGGCGGTTCAAGACGTAGCAGCGGACCACGTGATGGTGCAAGAAGAGATGGCGGTTCAAGACGCAACAATAGTAACCGTTCTGAACGATAA
- a CDS encoding UDP-N-acetylmuramoyl-tripeptide--D-alanyl-D-alanine ligase: MKRNLSTIQQWLQAEGQHITKQQVTGVCIDSRNVQAGDLFIPFRGEQVNGHQYVRGAIEQGAIAALWLKDEPNPPADIPLLFVEDSELALQQMARSYRSELTCTVIGVTGSNGKTSTKDLIAGVLSPYRKVKKTEGNFNNELGLPLTLLAVEDDTEVAILEMGMSGFGEISFLSTLAKPKFAVITNIGEAHMQDLGSREGIAKAKFEIIDGLANDGMLLYDGDEPLLQGLVNQQTNLCSVSFGYDQADLIAQQITSTDKGSSFTVFGKLEAHFTIPVYGSHQVKNALAAIAIATELGLTKQQIEKSLSETTLTNMRMQPIAGKNGSLLINDAYNAAPTSMRAAFRFIADTSVKENKWLVLGDMLELGTDEQRYHEELADELKKMDVKGIALFGPRMKWLSDQLKNHPIDIMWTANDTELLADALRPKLTDQTVVLFKGSRGMKLERIIELLTEGEL; encoded by the coding sequence GTGAAACGAAATCTATCAACGATCCAGCAATGGCTTCAAGCAGAAGGACAGCATATCACAAAGCAACAAGTGACAGGTGTCTGCATCGATTCACGGAATGTGCAAGCGGGGGACTTGTTTATCCCTTTTAGAGGAGAACAAGTCAATGGCCATCAATACGTCAGAGGGGCAATTGAGCAAGGTGCAATCGCAGCACTTTGGCTGAAGGATGAACCGAATCCACCAGCCGATATCCCGCTATTATTTGTCGAGGATTCGGAGCTTGCATTGCAGCAAATGGCCCGTAGCTACCGAAGTGAATTGACGTGTACTGTCATAGGAGTCACAGGGTCGAATGGTAAAACATCGACAAAAGATTTAATTGCAGGCGTCCTATCACCTTATCGCAAAGTCAAAAAAACAGAAGGTAACTTCAATAATGAACTCGGCTTGCCACTGACTTTATTGGCTGTTGAAGACGACACGGAAGTTGCGATCCTTGAAATGGGAATGAGCGGCTTTGGAGAAATCTCTTTCTTGTCAACGCTTGCTAAGCCAAAGTTTGCAGTCATAACTAATATCGGTGAGGCGCATATGCAAGATCTCGGTTCCCGTGAAGGGATTGCAAAGGCGAAGTTTGAAATCATCGATGGTCTGGCGAATGACGGTATGTTGCTGTACGACGGCGATGAACCGTTATTACAAGGGTTAGTCAATCAACAAACCAATTTGTGTAGCGTGTCATTCGGTTACGACCAAGCAGATCTGATTGCGCAGCAAATTACATCTACCGATAAAGGCAGCTCGTTTACTGTATTTGGTAAACTCGAAGCTCATTTCACAATTCCTGTTTACGGTTCTCATCAGGTGAAGAATGCACTTGCCGCGATTGCAATCGCAACAGAGTTGGGTCTGACAAAACAGCAAATCGAAAAGTCATTAAGTGAAACAACATTAACGAATATGCGTATGCAACCTATTGCGGGAAAAAACGGTTCATTGCTTATTAATGATGCATACAATGCAGCGCCTACCTCTATGCGTGCAGCCTTCCGTTTTATCGCCGATACATCCGTTAAAGAAAACAAATGGCTTGTTCTAGGTGATATGCTCGAGCTTGGCACCGATGAACAGCGCTACCACGAAGAGTTGGCGGACGAACTGAAAAAAATGGACGTAAAAGGCATCGCGTTATTTGGTCCCCGTATGAAGTGGTTGTCGGATCAGTTGAAAAATCATCCGATAGATATCATGTGGACAGCGAATGATACCGAGTTGCTTGCAGATGCGTTACGCCCAAAATTAACGGATCAGACAGTGGTGCTTTTCAAAGGGTCTAGGGGAATGAAGCTGGAACGGATTATAGAGTTGCTTACTGAGGGCGAATTGTGA
- a CDS encoding PH domain-containing protein — MSEPRYKLHWISAVVETAKTLKELIGPFIVLVFVNGFKGESTAPWYIQYWSLILFGVLIVFTLVSGVVKWRRFDYWFEDQELRIESGLFVRKKRYVPFDRIQSLDYTEGIFHRPFQLVKVKIETAGSSSGKDAEAELTAITKEAAQQIEKEIKQVRKVKVLGPEPALLDQIEWQLIKDPEEEVRVAQQPAPVIFSMTTGDLLMLATTSGGIGVILSGAIVFLSQIEELIPYDWLFGELKSFIRIGVFVIAILVALGFLIVWLLSVAMTFLANYDFKVMREKDDLVITRGLLEKKRVTVPLKRIQNITITENPFRQLFGYGAVIINSAGGVGEGSRIKLFPLAKRNRIIEPLQELFPNIDFSEPTEKIGEKGKRFYYRFKLFVTLIPIAIVSYNFFPYGLLMLLLLPLVGLHGIWQYKTAAYTILPKQLTMRFRIVSRQTVFTEKNRIQSMELDQNYFHRRRKVATLTVNVKSGMTLDAPAIRHMPQENAEKFLSWYEFHPDSTESQTEPDN; from the coding sequence ATGTCTGAACCACGCTACAAACTTCATTGGATATCTGCTGTTGTTGAGACTGCGAAAACGCTGAAAGAATTGATTGGACCTTTCATAGTATTGGTTTTCGTGAATGGGTTCAAAGGAGAGAGTACAGCACCTTGGTATATCCAATATTGGTCGTTAATTTTATTTGGCGTGCTGATTGTATTCACGTTAGTTTCGGGTGTCGTGAAATGGCGCCGTTTCGATTATTGGTTCGAAGACCAAGAATTGCGCATTGAATCGGGTTTGTTTGTACGGAAAAAGCGTTATGTTCCATTTGATCGTATTCAAAGTCTAGATTACACAGAGGGCATTTTTCACCGACCATTTCAGTTGGTGAAAGTCAAAATAGAAACAGCGGGTTCATCTTCAGGTAAAGACGCCGAAGCCGAATTAACTGCCATCACAAAAGAAGCGGCACAACAGATAGAAAAAGAAATTAAACAGGTGAGGAAAGTGAAAGTTCTAGGTCCGGAGCCCGCATTATTAGATCAAATAGAGTGGCAATTGATCAAAGATCCGGAGGAAGAAGTGCGGGTAGCACAACAACCAGCGCCAGTAATTTTCTCCATGACGACAGGTGACTTGCTTATGCTTGCAACAACCTCAGGTGGTATCGGGGTTATTTTATCTGGTGCAATCGTATTTTTATCGCAAATTGAAGAACTCATTCCATATGATTGGTTGTTCGGAGAGTTGAAATCGTTCATTCGCATCGGTGTCTTCGTCATTGCGATTTTAGTAGCACTCGGTTTCCTTATCGTTTGGTTGCTATCCGTTGCGATGACATTCCTTGCAAATTATGATTTCAAAGTCATGCGTGAAAAGGATGACTTAGTCATTACGAGGGGGTTACTCGAGAAAAAAAGAGTGACTGTACCGTTGAAACGAATACAAAATATTACGATCACTGAAAATCCTTTTCGTCAATTATTCGGCTATGGAGCGGTCATCATTAACAGTGCGGGGGGAGTGGGAGAAGGTTCGCGAATTAAGCTTTTCCCGTTAGCGAAACGAAACCGCATTATTGAGCCGTTACAGGAGCTATTTCCGAATATAGACTTCAGTGAACCGACGGAAAAAATTGGCGAGAAAGGAAAACGTTTCTACTATCGTTTTAAGTTATTTGTGACACTCATCCCTATAGCGATTGTCTCGTATAACTTCTTTCCATACGGCTTGCTGATGTTGTTACTGTTGCCGTTGGTAGGCTTGCATGGAATTTGGCAATACAAGACGGCGGCCTATACCATTTTGCCGAAACAGTTGACGATGCGATTTCGCATCGTCAGCCGGCAGACGGTGTTCACGGAGAAGAACCGGATCCAATCAATGGAGTTGGATCAGAATTATTTTCATCGTAGAAGAAAGGTCGCGACCCTTACGGTCAATGTCAAATCTGGCATGACGCTTGACGCCCCGGCCATTCGCCATATGCCTCAGGAAAACGCTGAAAAGTTCCTTTCCTGGTATGAGTTCCATCCAGATAGTACAGAATCACAAACAGAGCCAGACAACTAA
- a CDS encoding rhomboid family intramembrane serine protease gives MFIRTENFSQYVRAYPVVTFLLALNIGIFIYTLIPGIGNQLFLFGLGDNFLIANGEYWRLITPMFLHGGFMHLLFNMFSLFVFGPELEKIAGKARFITVYMLAGLFGDIATFFVQPVAYTHVGASGAIFGVFGAFGALVYYTKHSFPQLRQVILPIIVISIVMTFVGTNINVTAHIAGLITGFLIGLSFFNPKNIVSWRKK, from the coding sequence ATGTTTATACGAACGGAAAACTTTTCACAATATGTTCGTGCCTACCCTGTCGTGACATTTTTGCTTGCTCTGAATATCGGGATATTTATCTATACATTGATTCCCGGCATTGGTAATCAGCTCTTTTTATTCGGCCTGGGAGATAACTTCCTCATTGCGAATGGAGAGTATTGGCGTTTAATAACTCCGATGTTTTTGCACGGCGGTTTTATGCACTTACTATTTAACATGTTCTCGCTTTTCGTTTTCGGACCAGAGCTTGAGAAAATCGCGGGGAAAGCACGTTTTATTACAGTGTATATGTTAGCCGGCTTATTCGGCGATATCGCAACATTCTTCGTGCAACCCGTTGCTTACACGCACGTCGGTGCAAGCGGTGCGATTTTCGGTGTGTTCGGTGCGTTTGGTGCGCTTGTGTATTACACGAAGCATTCGTTTCCGCAGTTGAGACAAGTTATTTTGCCGATTATCGTCATTAGTATTGTGATGACGTTTGTAGGGACGAATATCAACGTGACGGCGCACATAGCAGGGCTGATTACAGGCTTCCTGATCGGGCTGAGCTTTTTCAATCCGAAGAACATCGTTAGTTGGCGAAAGAAATAA
- a CDS encoding alpha/beta hydrolase, which translates to MTTGVLIIHGFTGGPFEIAPFKRFLENHTQWKVVAPVLPGHEMDPGVLWGSARSWMMVAELELRRLQREVDDVIVVGFSMGGLIAMYLAMRYPIKKLILLSAAAKYISPRILLGDARIMMKSLQRKAYPPNSFYHLYSYKLTHTPVRVALEFLRVVRLVRPYYHQVKTPVCIVQGRQDGIVPAFTADMLYEQLGSKEKHLIFSEHGKHHICYSEDRHVWFAKVLKFMDED; encoded by the coding sequence GTGACGACAGGCGTCCTCATTATTCACGGGTTTACGGGTGGTCCTTTTGAAATCGCTCCGTTTAAACGATTTCTAGAGAATCATACTCAATGGAAAGTGGTAGCGCCTGTGTTACCGGGACATGAAATGGATCCAGGCGTACTATGGGGCTCGGCTAGGTCATGGATGATGGTCGCTGAATTAGAGTTAAGAAGACTACAGAGAGAAGTGGATGACGTCATAGTAGTCGGTTTCTCTATGGGCGGCCTGATTGCCATGTACTTAGCAATGCGCTATCCGATTAAAAAGCTGATCTTATTAAGTGCTGCAGCGAAATATATTAGTCCGCGTATTTTATTAGGGGACGCACGAATCATGATGAAGTCCTTACAGCGTAAAGCGTATCCCCCCAACTCGTTCTATCATTTGTATAGCTATAAGCTGACACATACACCAGTTCGCGTGGCGTTAGAGTTTTTACGCGTCGTTCGCTTAGTACGACCGTACTACCATCAGGTCAAAACGCCTGTTTGTATTGTGCAGGGGAGGCAAGATGGCATCGTTCCTGCATTCACAGCAGACATGTTGTACGAACAACTTGGGTCAAAAGAAAAACATCTAATTTTTTCTGAACATGGCAAACATCATATTTGTTATAGCGAAGATCGCCATGTATGGTTCGCGAAGGTACTGAAATTTATGGATGAAGACTGA
- a CDS encoding type II toxin-antitoxin system PemK/MazF family toxin: protein MAIKRGDVFFADLSPVVGSEQGGTRPVLIIQNDIGNRFSPTVIVAAITAQIQKAKLPTHVEITAARHGFERDSVILLEQVRTIDKSRLTDKITHLDDALMKQVDEALQVSFGLIKF, encoded by the coding sequence TTGGCAATTAAACGCGGAGACGTCTTTTTTGCAGATTTGTCACCTGTAGTCGGTTCTGAACAGGGTGGGACTAGACCGGTACTGATCATCCAAAATGATATTGGTAACCGATTCAGTCCCACAGTGATTGTGGCAGCCATTACTGCACAAATTCAAAAAGCAAAATTGCCGACACATGTCGAAATTACTGCGGCCCGGCATGGATTCGAGCGGGATTCAGTCATCCTGCTCGAGCAAGTCCGCACAATCGACAAGTCAAGGCTTACAGACAAAATAACACACTTAGACGATGCGTTAATGAAACAAGTCGACGAAGCGTTACAAGTAAGCTTCGGACTTATTAAATTTTAG